In a single window of the Nicotiana tomentosiformis chromosome 10, ASM39032v3, whole genome shotgun sequence genome:
- the LOC138900295 gene encoding uncharacterized protein, giving the protein MKNKVGFITGKCKKPNTDDTTYDQWARWDDMVTSWILNSLSKDLTDSLQYVGDAKKLWQELEDRYDQTNGANLYQLQKEINDLIQGALDITRHYTKIKRLWEKLNNLNAHAQCNCQCTCGAKANMHKVEHDRRLIQFLMGLNEVYTVVRGNIPMMNPLPSISQAFTIFIQEEKHREVGPRNKLVMESLH; this is encoded by the coding sequence ATGAAAAACAAGGTTGGATTCATTACGGGAAAATGTAAGAAACCTAATACTGATGATACAACTTATGATCAGTGGGCTCGATGGGATGACATGGTCACATCGTGGATCCTAAACTCACTTTCAAAAGACCTAACTGATAGTCTACAATATGTCGGTGATGCCAAGAAATTATGGCAAGAACTAGAAGATAGATATGATCAAACTAATGGAGCAAATTTGTATCAATTGCAGAAGGAAATTAACGACCTTATCCAAGGGGCTTTGGACATCACACGGCATTACACAAAAATAAAAAGACTTTGGGAGAAATTGAATAACCTGAATGCACATGCGCAGTGCAATTGTCAATGTACTTGTGGAGCAAAGGCTAACATGCACAAGGTTGAGCATGATCGAAGGTTGATTCAGTTCCTAATGGGCTTAAACGAAGTCTACACAGTAGTGAGAGGCAACATACCTATGATGAATCCACTACCCAGTATATCACAAGCCTTTACCATTTTCATTCAAGAAGAGAAGCATAGAGAAGTCGGGCCAAGAAACAAATTGGTTATGGAGTCTCTTCATTGA